One Spinacia oleracea cultivar Varoflay chromosome 4, BTI_SOV_V1, whole genome shotgun sequence DNA segment encodes these proteins:
- the LOC110783381 gene encoding cyclin-dependent kinase C-2, giving the protein MTAAAIGQINLQELPTYGSRSVDCFQKLEQIGEGTYAQVYKAKEIYTGETVALKKIRMENEKEGFPITAIREIKILQKLQHENVVKLKEIVASTPGQEKDEQGRPGGIYMVFEYMDHDLAGLARCASIFSVPQIKCYMRQLLMGLHYCHVNKVLHRDIKGANLLIDNKGTLKLADFGLARFFANEHNGNLTNRVITLWYRPPELLLGSTKYGPAVDMWSVGCIFAELLDGKPLFSGKDEPEQINKIFELCGAPDDSNWPGVTKLPWYTNFKPNRPLKKRLRDHFRLLDRHALELLEKMLVLDPSQRISTRDALDAEYFWTDPLPCDPKSLPKYESSHEFQTKQKRQKQRQHEEAAKRQKLQHPPAYTRAPIQQSGQAHTQMQTGPNQPMHGSQHPVPSGPGHHQGKPRGPSRYAQGANSSGGRNRPNRGGQGGERGYGSGPYMQHGRGQAYGSSSMPAAGPGQRGGGTSSGYDGGRNYPQGGPYDGSGAGRGSNMMGGRKHNQQHGWQQ; this is encoded by the exons CCAAGTGTACAAGGCTAAAGAAATTTATACTGGGGAAACTGTTGCTTTAAAGAAAATTAGAATGGAGAATGAAAAGGAAGGG TTTCCAATCACTGCCATACGTGAAATCAAAATTCTACAGAAGCTGCAACACGAAAATGTAGTCAAACTTAAAGAGATTGTGGCTTCTACTCCAG GTCAAGAGAAGGATGAACAAGGGAGGCCAG GTGGTATCTACATGGTCTTTGAGTACATGGATCATGATTTAGCTGGTCTTGCTCGTTGTGCTTCGATATTTTCTGTTCCACAGATCAAG TGCTATATGAGACAACTTTTGATGGGGCTCCACTATTGTCATGTAAACAAAGTACTGCATCGTGATATAAAAG GTGCAAATCTTCTTATAGACAACAAGGGGACTTTGAAGCTTGCAGATTTTGGCCTTGCCCGCTTTTTTGCAAATGAGCATAATGGAAATCTAACAAATCGGGTCATTACCCTGTGGTATAG ACCTCCAGAGCTGCTACTTGGCAGTACGAAGTATGGTCCTGCTGTTGATATGTGGTCAGTTGGCTGTATATTTGCAGAGCTTCTTGACGGGAAACCATTATTTTCTGGGAAAGATGAG CCAGAGCAAATAAACAAGATCTTTGAGCTGTGTGGAGCCCCAGATGACTCCAACTGGCCCGGGGTTACGAAGCTACCTTGGTATACAAATTTCAAGCCAAACAGGCCATTGAAAAAGCGTCTTCGGGATCATTTCAGACT CCTTGACCGCCATGCTTTGGAGTTGCTGGAGAAGATGTTGGTTCTCGATCCTTCACAG AGGATCTCTACCAGGGATGCACTCGATGCTGAGTACTTTTGGACTGATCCTTTGCCATGTGATCCTAAGAG TTTACCAAAATATGAATCATCACATGAATTCCAAAcgaagcaaaaacgtcaaaagCAACGACAGCACGAGGAAGCAGCAAAACGTCAGAAACTCCAGCATCCCCCAGCATATACCCGTGCACCCATACAGCAGTCGGGTCAAGCCCATACTCAGATGCAGACTGGGCCTAACCAGCCCATGCACGGCTCTCAACATCCCGTCCCTTCTGGGCCGGGCCATCATCAAGGGAAGCCACGAGGACCCTCCAGGTACGCTCAGGGTGCAAACTCCAGTGGGGGGCGTAATCGTCCTAACCGCGGAGGTCAAGGTGGTGAGAGAGGCTACGGCAGTGGTCCATACATGCAGCACGGACGAGGCCAAGCATATGGTTCAAGTAGCATGCCAGCTGCAGGCCCAGGCCAACGAGGTGGTGGTACTTCTAGTGGTTATGACGGTGGACGGAATTATCCGCAAGGGGGTCCGTATGACGGTTCGGGTGCGGGCCGAGGATCAAACATGATGGGTGGTCGGAAACATAATCAGCAGCACGGTTGGCAGCAGTGA